One genomic region from Ralstonia pickettii DTP0602 encodes:
- a CDS encoding AraC family transcriptional regulator — protein sequence MEKGSVAICFVHHAIAGLRPRGIDPEPVLRGAGIAPALLAVPQARVSAASYSELWLAVAAALDDEFFGQDSRSMKCGSFAMLCHAVAGSRTLGQGLERITRYFRLLLDDIGVRLDRHGNEAALVLTAPSGQLGRRPGVFAKETMLIMLLGLMSWLLRRRVPVLLAAFDYDEPAYSAEYRVMYSRQLAFGQPATALVFDAALLDQPVRQDERSLKSFLREAPHNVVVKYSDRASVGARVRRLLRNQRPEQWPTFEALAHSLNLSASSLRRRLMDEGVSYQDLKDALRRDLAIEALSHSGRPVADIAAELGFAEPGAFHRAFRRWTGSRPGAYRKFADEA from the coding sequence ATGGAAAAAGGCAGCGTTGCCATCTGTTTCGTCCACCACGCCATTGCCGGGCTGCGTCCGCGCGGCATCGACCCGGAACCCGTGCTGCGCGGCGCCGGCATTGCGCCGGCGCTGCTGGCGGTGCCGCAGGCGCGCGTGTCGGCCGCCAGCTACAGCGAGCTGTGGCTGGCCGTGGCGGCGGCGCTCGACGATGAATTTTTCGGCCAGGATTCGCGCAGCATGAAGTGCGGCAGCTTTGCCATGCTGTGTCACGCGGTGGCGGGCAGCCGCACGCTGGGGCAGGGCCTGGAGCGAATCACGCGGTATTTTCGCTTGCTGCTGGACGATATCGGCGTGCGGCTGGACCGGCACGGCAACGAGGCGGCGCTGGTGCTGACCGCGCCGAGCGGCCAACTAGGCCGGCGGCCCGGCGTGTTCGCCAAGGAAACCATGCTGATCATGCTGCTCGGCCTGATGAGCTGGTTGCTGCGCCGGCGCGTGCCAGTGCTGCTGGCGGCGTTCGACTATGACGAGCCTGCCTACAGCGCGGAGTACCGCGTCATGTACTCGCGCCAGCTGGCCTTTGGCCAGCCGGCCACGGCGCTGGTGTTCGATGCCGCGCTGCTCGATCAGCCGGTGCGCCAGGACGAACGCAGCTTGAAGTCCTTCCTGCGCGAGGCCCCGCACAACGTGGTGGTGAAGTACTCGGACCGCGCCAGCGTGGGCGCGCGTGTGCGTCGACTGCTGCGCAACCAGCGGCCGGAGCAGTGGCCCACCTTTGAAGCGCTGGCGCACAGCTTGAACCTGTCGGCGTCGTCGCTGCGGCGCCGGCTGATGGACGAAGGCGTCAGCTACCAAGACCTCAAGGACGCTCTGCGGCGCGACCTGGCCATCGAGGCGCTAAGCCATTCCGGCCGGCCGGTGGCGGATATCGCTGCGGAACTGGGTTTTGCCGAACCGGGCGCGTTCCACCGCGCGTTCCGGCGCTGGACCGGGTCGCGTCCCGGCGCGTACCGTAAGTTTGCGGACGAGGCCTGA
- a CDS encoding acyl-CoA dehydrogenase (K00249: ACADM, acd; acyl-CoA dehydrogenase [EC:1.3.8.7]) — protein sequence MHSDYTEQQTMIRDSARAFASERLAAGAAQWDRDGRLPEDVVAEMGALGLLGMIVPEEWGGTYTDYVAYALAIEEIAAGCAACATLMSVHNSVGCGPILHYGTDAQKERYLASLASGEMIGAFCLTEPQAGSEAHNLRTRARFTDNGWVLNGSKQFVTNGKRAGVAVVFAATEPERGKKGISAFLIPTNTPGFIVHAPEKKLGIRASDTCAITLEDCTVPHDALLGEPGEGLRIALSNLEGGRIGIAAQAIGIARSAFEAACRYASERIQFGRALREHPPIANMLADMATELNAARLLVHRAARMRSQGVPCLSEASQAKLYASELAERVCSKALQIHGGYGYLEDYPVERHYRDARITQIYEGTSEIQRMLIARSL from the coding sequence ATGCACAGCGACTACACCGAACAGCAAACAATGATCCGCGACAGCGCGCGCGCCTTTGCCAGCGAGCGCCTGGCCGCGGGCGCCGCACAGTGGGACCGCGACGGCCGCCTGCCGGAAGACGTGGTGGCCGAGATGGGCGCCCTGGGCCTGCTCGGCATGATCGTGCCCGAGGAATGGGGCGGCACCTATACGGACTATGTCGCCTACGCCCTTGCCATCGAGGAAATCGCAGCGGGCTGCGCAGCCTGCGCCACGCTGATGAGCGTGCACAACTCGGTGGGTTGCGGGCCGATCCTGCACTACGGCACCGACGCGCAGAAGGAGCGCTACCTGGCCAGCCTAGCCAGCGGCGAAATGATCGGCGCCTTCTGCCTGACCGAGCCGCAGGCCGGCTCCGAGGCCCACAACCTGCGCACCCGCGCCAGGTTCACCGACAACGGCTGGGTCCTCAACGGCAGCAAGCAGTTCGTCACCAATGGCAAGCGCGCCGGCGTGGCGGTGGTGTTTGCCGCCACCGAGCCCGAGCGTGGCAAGAAGGGCATCTCCGCCTTTCTCATCCCCACCAATACGCCGGGCTTTATCGTCCATGCGCCGGAAAAGAAGCTGGGCATCCGCGCCTCCGACACCTGCGCGATTACCCTGGAAGACTGCACCGTGCCGCACGACGCGCTGCTCGGCGAGCCCGGCGAGGGGCTGCGCATCGCACTGTCCAACCTGGAAGGCGGGCGCATCGGCATTGCCGCGCAGGCGATCGGCATCGCGCGCTCGGCCTTCGAGGCGGCGTGCCGCTATGCGTCGGAGCGCATCCAGTTCGGCCGTGCGCTGCGCGAGCATCCGCCCATCGCCAACATGTTGGCCGACATGGCCACCGAACTGAACGCCGCGCGGCTGCTGGTGCACCGTGCCGCGCGCATGCGCAGCCAGGGCGTGCCGTGCCTGTCCGAGGCCTCGCAGGCCAAGCTGTATGCGTCCGAACTGGCCGAGCGCGTCTGCTCCAAGGCGCTGCAGATCCACGGCGGCTACGGCTACCTGGAAGACTACCCGGTCGAGCGCCACTACCGCGACGCCCGCATCACCCAGATCTACGAAGGCACCAGCGAGATCCAGCGCATGCTGATCGCGCGCAGCCTGTAA
- a CDS encoding aspartate aminotransferase (K14261: alaC; alanine-synthesizing transaminase [EC:2.6.1.-]), whose amino-acid sequence MTAASGKRRFARIDRLPPYVFNITAELKMAARRRGEDIIDMSMGNPDGATPAHIVAKLTEAAQRPDTHGYSASKGIPRLRRAISHWYRERYDVEIDPDTEAIVTIGSKEGLAHLMLATLDRGDTVLVPDPSYPIHIYGAVIAGADIRSVPLVPGIDFFAELERAIRGSYPKPKMIVLGFPSNPTAQCVELDFFERVIALARKHDIFVVHDLAYADIVFDGWKAPSIMQVPGAKDIAVEFFTLSKSYNMAGWRIGFMVGNPDLVAALTRIKSYHDYGTFTPLQVAAIAALEGDQQCVREIAAQYQSRRDVLARGLIESGWPVDIPKASMYIWARIPEPYRHLGSLEFARQLLEKAKVTVSPGIGFGDYGDEYVRFALIENESRIRQAVRGIKAMFRADGLVKVPAPEHGENAAKPAKTTKRAAQ is encoded by the coding sequence ATGACTGCCGCTTCTGGCAAGCGCCGCTTTGCGCGCATCGATCGCCTTCCCCCGTACGTTTTCAATATCACTGCCGAGTTGAAGATGGCCGCCCGCCGCCGTGGCGAGGACATTATCGACATGAGCATGGGCAATCCCGATGGCGCCACGCCGGCGCATATCGTGGCCAAGCTCACCGAGGCGGCGCAGCGGCCCGATACGCATGGCTACTCGGCCTCGAAGGGTATCCCGCGCTTGCGCCGTGCGATCTCGCACTGGTATCGCGAGCGCTATGACGTGGAGATCGACCCCGATACCGAGGCCATCGTCACCATCGGCTCCAAGGAAGGGCTGGCGCACCTGATGCTGGCCACACTGGATCGCGGCGATACGGTGCTGGTGCCTGATCCCAGCTACCCGATCCATATCTACGGCGCGGTCATTGCCGGTGCGGATATCCGTTCGGTCCCGCTGGTGCCGGGCATCGACTTCTTTGCCGAGCTGGAGCGCGCGATCCGCGGCAGCTATCCCAAGCCCAAGATGATCGTGCTGGGCTTTCCGTCGAACCCGACGGCGCAATGCGTGGAGCTGGATTTCTTCGAGCGGGTGATCGCGCTGGCGCGCAAGCATGACATCTTTGTCGTGCATGACCTGGCGTATGCGGATATCGTCTTCGATGGCTGGAAGGCGCCGTCGATCATGCAGGTGCCGGGCGCCAAGGACATTGCGGTGGAGTTCTTTACGCTGTCCAAGAGCTACAACATGGCGGGCTGGCGCATCGGCTTCATGGTGGGCAATCCGGACCTTGTGGCGGCGCTGACGCGCATCAAGAGCTATCACGACTACGGCACCTTCACGCCGCTGCAGGTGGCGGCCATTGCGGCGCTCGAAGGCGACCAGCAATGCGTGCGCGAGATTGCTGCGCAGTACCAGTCGCGCCGCGACGTGCTGGCGCGCGGGCTGATCGAATCGGGCTGGCCGGTGGATATCCCGAAGGCGTCGATGTATATCTGGGCGCGGATTCCGGAGCCGTATCGCCACCTCGGTTCGCTGGAGTTTGCGCGGCAGCTGCTGGAGAAGGCGAAGGTGACGGTGTCGCCCGGCATCGGCTTTGGCGACTATGGCGACGAGTACGTGCGCTTTGCGCTGATCGAGAATGAATCGCGCATCCGGCAGGCGGTGCGGGGCATCAAGGCGATGTTCCGTGCGGACGGGCTGGTGAAGGTGCCTGCGCCGGAGCACGGTGAAAACGCGGCAAAACCCGCGAAGACCACCAAGCGCGCGGCTCAGTAA
- a CDS encoding enoyl-CoA hydratase (Catalyzes the reversible hydration of unsaturated fatty acyl-CoA to beta-hydroxyacyl-CoA) has translation MIEFALQGHVATLTLSRPPANAFTAEGLQQLRELVAKIDANPEVRAVVVTGAGEKFFSAGADLNGFAEGDRAHARVMAQQFGSAFEALQNARPVVIAAINGYAMGGGLECALACDIRIAEEHAQMALPEAAVGLLPCGCGTQTLPWLVGEGWAKRMILTNERVDAATALRIGLVEEVVPRGQALQAAMAMAQRAGNVSPRAAAHSKRLVHLARQGVPRQAALALERERFVDLFDDADQREGVNAFLEKRAPQWRNA, from the coding sequence ATGATCGAGTTCGCCCTGCAAGGCCACGTCGCCACGCTGACGCTGAGCCGCCCGCCCGCCAACGCCTTCACCGCCGAGGGCCTGCAGCAACTGCGCGAGCTGGTGGCAAAGATCGACGCAAACCCGGAAGTCCGCGCCGTGGTCGTCACCGGTGCCGGGGAGAAGTTCTTCAGCGCCGGCGCCGACCTGAACGGCTTTGCCGAAGGCGACCGCGCCCATGCCCGCGTGATGGCACAGCAGTTCGGCAGCGCCTTCGAAGCGCTGCAGAACGCCCGCCCCGTGGTGATCGCCGCAATCAACGGCTATGCCATGGGCGGCGGCCTGGAATGCGCGCTGGCCTGCGATATCCGCATCGCCGAGGAACACGCGCAGATGGCGCTCCCGGAAGCCGCGGTCGGCCTGCTGCCGTGCGGCTGCGGCACGCAGACTCTGCCGTGGCTGGTCGGCGAAGGCTGGGCCAAGCGCATGATCCTGACCAACGAACGCGTCGACGCCGCCACCGCGCTGCGCATCGGCCTGGTGGAAGAAGTCGTGCCGCGCGGCCAGGCATTGCAGGCAGCGATGGCGATGGCGCAGCGCGCCGGCAACGTGAGCCCGCGCGCCGCCGCGCATAGCAAGCGGCTGGTGCACCTGGCGCGCCAGGGCGTGCCGCGCCAGGCCGCGCTGGCGCTGGAGCGCGAGCGCTTTGTCGACCTGTTCGACGATGCCGACCAGCGTGAAGGCGTCAACGCCTTCCTCGAGAAACGCGCGCCGCAATGGCGCAACGCCTAG
- a CDS encoding XRE family transcriptional regulator (K15032: MTERFD; mTERF domain-containing protein, mitochondrial) — translation MNATENTPPVRLLTPAELAVCIKVFRDARQWTQEQLAVIAGLNVRTVQRVEQGWPAGPDTCRALARAFDFLDIDALNKPFAIPPEDELKAAQEQFEHEHVTFAAIRLTTGKQLAELAQTSTMDMSQLAFEMGREADKSFAALMEYFRDYRDGLDSYTEAQKREASDTMQANIDVLKTLGVSLCYAERKVLLKGGSDPDRPMPANVLYVIGFPLGKEPKLFATPTSVDIRL, via the coding sequence ATGAACGCGACGGAAAACACGCCACCAGTACGCCTGCTGACCCCCGCCGAGCTGGCTGTCTGCATCAAGGTGTTCCGCGACGCCCGGCAATGGACTCAAGAGCAGTTGGCCGTGATCGCCGGGCTCAACGTGCGAACCGTTCAGCGCGTCGAGCAAGGCTGGCCCGCCGGCCCCGACACCTGCCGGGCGCTGGCCAGGGCGTTCGATTTCCTGGACATCGACGCGCTCAACAAGCCATTCGCGATTCCACCCGAAGACGAACTCAAGGCTGCGCAGGAACAGTTCGAGCACGAGCACGTCACCTTCGCGGCGATTCGGCTGACCACGGGTAAGCAGTTGGCCGAGCTGGCGCAGACCAGCACGATGGACATGTCGCAACTGGCCTTCGAGATGGGCCGCGAAGCGGATAAAAGCTTCGCCGCGCTGATGGAATATTTCCGCGACTACCGGGATGGCCTGGACTCTTACACCGAAGCGCAGAAGCGCGAGGCGTCTGACACGATGCAAGCCAACATCGATGTGCTCAAGACCCTTGGCGTTTCGCTATGCTATGCCGAGCGCAAAGTGCTGCTGAAGGGGGGCTCGGACCCGGACAGGCCAATGCCAGCTAACGTCCTGTACGTGATCGGGTTTCCGCTCGGCAAGGAACCCAAGCTATTCGCCACGCCAACTTCCGTTGATATTCGTCTGTAG
- a CDS encoding methylmalonate-semialdehyde dehydrogenase (K00140: mmsA, iolA, ALDH6A1; malonate-semialdehyde dehydrogenase (acetylating) / methylmalonate-semialdehyde dehydrogenase [EC:1.2.1.18 1.2.1.27]), with protein sequence MSAVPKTDNAVPTVPLLINGEWVESSATEFRQVVNPATQEVLARVPLATASEVAAAVGAAHRAFATWRHTPIGARLRIMLRYQALIREHSKRIAAILTAEQGKTLADAEGDIFRGLEVVEHACSIGTLQQGGFAENVAATVDTYTLQQPIGVCAGITPFNFPAMIPLWMFPMAIVCGNTFVLKPSEQDPLSTMELVKLALEAGVPPGVLNVVHGAKDVVDALCTHPDIKAVSFVGSTAVGTHVYNLAGAHGKRVQSMMGAKNHAVVLPDAHKEQTLNALAGAGFGAAGQRCMATSVVVLVGAAREWVPDLVARAKTLKVGAGAEAGTDVGPVVSVAAKERILGLIAAGEREGATLALDGRGVQVPGYPQGNFIGPTIFTDVGTQMSIYTEEIFGPVLVVIGVETLDDAIALVNRNPFGNGTGVFTQSGAAARKFQSEIDVGQVGINIPIPVPVPYFSFTGSRGSKLGDLGPYGKQVVQFYTQTKTVTARWFDDATVNDGVNTTISLK encoded by the coding sequence ATGAGTGCCGTGCCCAAGACCGACAACGCCGTGCCGACCGTACCGCTGCTGATCAACGGCGAATGGGTGGAATCGTCCGCCACCGAATTCCGCCAGGTGGTCAACCCCGCCACGCAGGAAGTGCTGGCACGCGTGCCACTGGCCACGGCCAGCGAGGTCGCCGCCGCTGTCGGCGCCGCGCACCGCGCCTTCGCCACCTGGCGCCACACGCCCATCGGCGCGCGGCTGCGCATCATGCTGCGCTACCAGGCCCTGATCCGTGAGCATAGCAAGCGCATCGCCGCGATCCTGACCGCCGAGCAGGGCAAGACCCTGGCCGACGCCGAAGGCGATATCTTCCGCGGGCTGGAGGTGGTCGAGCATGCGTGCTCGATCGGCACGCTGCAGCAAGGCGGCTTTGCCGAGAACGTCGCCGCCACGGTGGATACCTACACGCTGCAGCAGCCGATCGGCGTGTGCGCGGGCATCACCCCGTTCAACTTCCCGGCGATGATCCCGCTGTGGATGTTCCCGATGGCCATCGTCTGCGGCAATACCTTCGTGCTCAAGCCCTCGGAGCAGGATCCGCTGTCGACCATGGAACTGGTCAAGCTGGCGCTGGAAGCCGGCGTGCCGCCGGGCGTGCTGAACGTGGTGCATGGCGCCAAGGACGTGGTCGACGCGCTGTGCACGCACCCGGATATCAAGGCGGTGTCGTTCGTCGGCTCGACCGCGGTCGGCACGCACGTCTACAACCTGGCCGGCGCGCACGGCAAGCGCGTGCAGTCGATGATGGGCGCCAAGAACCACGCCGTGGTACTGCCCGACGCGCACAAGGAACAGACGCTGAATGCGCTGGCAGGCGCAGGCTTCGGTGCGGCCGGCCAGCGTTGCATGGCCACCTCAGTGGTGGTGCTGGTGGGTGCGGCGCGCGAATGGGTACCTGACCTGGTGGCACGTGCCAAGACGCTCAAGGTCGGCGCTGGCGCCGAAGCCGGGACCGATGTCGGCCCGGTGGTGTCGGTGGCAGCAAAGGAACGCATCCTCGGCCTGATCGCCGCCGGCGAGCGCGAAGGCGCCACGCTGGCGCTCGATGGCCGCGGCGTGCAGGTGCCGGGGTATCCGCAAGGCAATTTCATCGGCCCGACCATCTTCACCGACGTCGGTACGCAGATGTCGATCTACACCGAAGAGATCTTTGGGCCGGTGCTGGTGGTGATCGGCGTGGAAACGCTGGATGACGCCATCGCACTGGTCAACCGCAACCCCTTCGGCAACGGCACCGGCGTATTCACGCAGAGCGGTGCCGCGGCGCGCAAGTTCCAGAGCGAGATCGACGTGGGCCAGGTGGGGATCAACATTCCGATCCCGGTGCCGGTGCCCTACTTCAGCTTCACGGGCTCGCGCGGGTCCAAGCTGGGCGACCTCGGACCGTATGGCAAGCAGGTGGTGCAGTTCTATACGCAGACCAAGACGGTGACGGCGCGGTGGTTTGATGACGCGACGGTGAATGATGGGGTGAATACGACGATCAGTCTGAAGTAA
- a CDS encoding Crp/Fnr family transcriptional regulator, with amino-acid sequence MSLDALLARSAWAGLLTPEQRQRVRTELRERLVPQGAYVSRKGEPADCWLGVAQGLVKVHCSVASGKRATLTGVPAGGWLGEGSLLKREARRYDVVALRDSRIACLPLATFEWLLASSLPFNRYLITQLNERLGHFIATVEHERMHGVEGRVARALAALFHPVLCPALGADAASSLHLTQEEVGLLAGISRQRANAALKVLEDEGLLAVEHGMVHVLDLEALRRY; translated from the coding sequence GTGAGCCTGGACGCGCTGCTGGCGCGCAGCGCGTGGGCCGGCTTGCTGACGCCGGAGCAACGCCAGCGCGTGCGCACCGAACTGCGCGAGCGCCTGGTGCCGCAGGGCGCCTACGTCAGCCGCAAGGGTGAGCCTGCGGATTGCTGGCTGGGTGTCGCGCAGGGATTGGTGAAGGTGCATTGCTCCGTCGCGTCGGGCAAGCGCGCCACGCTGACCGGCGTACCCGCCGGCGGCTGGCTGGGCGAAGGTTCGCTCCTCAAGCGCGAAGCGCGGCGCTATGACGTGGTGGCGCTGCGCGATTCGCGCATCGCCTGTCTGCCGCTGGCCACCTTCGAATGGTTGCTGGCCAGCAGCCTGCCCTTCAATCGCTATCTGATCACGCAACTGAACGAACGCCTCGGGCATTTCATCGCCACGGTCGAACATGAGCGCATGCATGGCGTCGAAGGCCGCGTGGCGCGTGCCCTGGCGGCGCTGTTCCATCCGGTGCTGTGCCCCGCCCTCGGTGCCGACGCGGCGTCGAGCCTGCACCTGACGCAGGAAGAAGTCGGCCTGTTGGCCGGCATCTCGCGCCAGCGCGCCAATGCGGCGCTGAAGGTTCTGGAGGATGAAGGCTTGCTGGCGGTCGAGCACGGCATGGTGCACGTGCTCGACCTGGAGGCGCTGCGACGTTACTGA
- a CDS encoding 3-hydroxyisobutyrate dehydrogenase (K00020: E1.1.1.31, mmsB; 3-hydroxyisobutyrate dehydrogenase [EC:1.1.1.31]), with translation MHIAFIGLGNMGAPMALNLLKAGHTLTVFDLNATAVASLRAEGAAAADSARKAVAEADFVITMLPAAAHVRSAYLGEDGVLAGVRPGVPLVDSSTIDPATVRELAAAAEAHGNALADAPVSGGTVGAQAGTLTFMVGATEALFAQVRPILAGMGRNLVHCGGTGTGQVAKICNNLILGISMIGVSEAMALGVKLGIDANVLAGIVNTSTGRCWASDTCNPWPGVIETAPAGRGYTGGFGADLMLKDLGLAADAARSVKQPLFLGALAQQLYQAMSHGGDGQLDFSGVIRQYLEPKQ, from the coding sequence ATGCATATCGCCTTCATCGGCCTCGGCAACATGGGCGCCCCCATGGCGCTCAACCTGCTCAAGGCCGGCCACACCCTGACCGTCTTCGACCTCAACGCCACCGCAGTAGCCTCACTGCGCGCCGAAGGCGCCGCCGCAGCCGATTCCGCTCGCAAGGCGGTAGCCGAAGCCGACTTCGTCATCACCATGCTGCCCGCCGCGGCACATGTTCGCAGCGCCTACCTGGGTGAAGACGGCGTCCTCGCCGGCGTGCGTCCCGGCGTGCCGCTGGTCGACTCCAGCACCATCGACCCCGCCACCGTGCGCGAACTGGCCGCTGCCGCGGAAGCCCACGGCAATGCCCTGGCCGATGCCCCGGTCTCCGGCGGCACCGTCGGCGCGCAGGCGGGCACGCTGACCTTCATGGTCGGCGCCACCGAAGCACTGTTCGCCCAGGTGCGCCCGATACTGGCCGGCATGGGCCGCAACCTGGTCCACTGCGGCGGCACCGGCACCGGCCAGGTCGCCAAGATCTGCAACAACCTGATCCTCGGCATCTCCATGATCGGCGTATCCGAGGCGATGGCGCTGGGCGTCAAGCTCGGCATCGATGCCAACGTGCTGGCCGGCATCGTCAACACCTCCACCGGCCGCTGCTGGGCCTCCGACACCTGCAACCCCTGGCCAGGCGTGATCGAGACCGCACCGGCCGGGCGCGGCTACACCGGCGGCTTTGGCGCCGACCTGATGCTCAAGGACCTGGGCCTCGCAGCGGATGCCGCGCGCAGCGTGAAGCAGCCGCTGTTCCTCGGTGCGCTGGCGCAGCAGCTCTACCAGGCCATGAGCCATGGCGGCGACGGCCAGCTCGACTTCTCCGGCGTGATCCGCCAGTACCTGGAGCCCAAGCAATGA
- a CDS encoding enoyl-CoA hydratase: MRLTEETTAANLDAAEPEVLFHAVNGVGIATLNRPRQLNALSYPMIVALGAQLEAWAQDDAIRAVVLRGAGPKAFCAGGDIRALTDSYRDGTPLHRRFFIDEYTLDYRLHRYAKPLVALMDGIVMGGGMGLAQAAHLRIVTERSRVAMPETGIGLVPDVGASHFLSKLPVELALYLGLTGVTIGAADALLCGLADAAVDSGSLAGLEQTLAGIAWGKDVLSDLRHALVREPVASAADAPLLQTLPALLRHFPAHATLPEILAGLACQDDPQYTAWATRTIDVLRTRSPLSACATRELLLRGRRMDLADCFRMELAVVVNTFSQGDFIEGVRALIVDKDNAPHWRTASYEAVDDAAVQALFRPWWAPGEQPLPLHA; this comes from the coding sequence ATGCGCCTGACTGAGGAGACCACGGCCGCCAACCTGGACGCCGCCGAACCCGAGGTGCTGTTCCACGCCGTCAACGGCGTCGGCATCGCCACGCTGAACCGGCCGCGCCAGCTCAATGCGCTGTCGTACCCGATGATCGTCGCGCTTGGCGCGCAGCTGGAGGCGTGGGCGCAGGACGACGCCATCCGCGCGGTCGTGCTGCGCGGGGCCGGCCCCAAGGCCTTCTGCGCCGGCGGCGACATTCGCGCACTGACTGACAGCTACCGCGACGGCACCCCGCTGCACCGGCGCTTCTTTATCGACGAATACACGCTGGACTACCGCCTGCACCGCTATGCCAAGCCGCTGGTGGCGCTGATGGACGGCATCGTCATGGGCGGCGGCATGGGCCTGGCGCAGGCGGCACACCTGCGCATCGTCACCGAGCGCTCGCGCGTGGCCATGCCGGAGACCGGTATCGGGCTGGTGCCGGACGTGGGCGCCAGCCACTTCCTGTCGAAGCTGCCGGTAGAGCTGGCCTTGTACCTGGGGCTGACCGGCGTCACCATCGGCGCGGCCGACGCGCTGCTGTGCGGGTTGGCCGACGCGGCTGTCGACAGCGGCTCGCTGGCCGGCCTGGAGCAGACACTTGCCGGCATTGCCTGGGGCAAGGACGTGCTGTCAGACCTGCGCCACGCACTGGTGCGCGAGCCGGTGGCAAGCGCCGCCGATGCGCCGCTGCTGCAGACGCTGCCGGCATTGCTGCGGCATTTCCCGGCACACGCCACGCTGCCCGAGATCCTTGCCGGGCTGGCCTGCCAGGACGATCCCCAATACACCGCGTGGGCAACCCGCACCATCGACGTACTGCGCACGCGCTCACCGCTGTCTGCCTGCGCCACGCGCGAACTTCTGCTGCGCGGCCGCCGCATGGACCTGGCCGACTGCTTCCGCATGGAACTGGCAGTGGTGGTCAATACGTTCTCGCAGGGCGATTTCATCGAAGGCGTACGCGCGCTGATCGTCGACAAGGACAACGCGCCGCACTGGCGCACCGCCAGCTATGAAGCCGTCGACGACGCCGCGGTGCAGGCGCTGTTCCGGCCGTGGTGGGCACCGGGCGAGCAGCCGTTGCCCCTGCACGCCTGA
- a CDS encoding FAD-binding protein encodes MALTLACAIGNWTRQASGSKSMNPNMTANAPESARDLTVQRVRHPLKMRLLQVLRTTQVSPQLLRVTLGGADLEDFASASFDDHVKVFFPVNGADKPVLPQVTPDGIVFPEGQPRPPARDYTPRRHDAAKRELDIEFVLHGDGPASTWAAQARAGQYLGVGGPRGSFVVPAAFDWHLLIGDDTALPAIGRRLEELGPDTRAIVVVEVADAAAQTPLPTQAPLDLHWLHRGDAPEGSQLEAALRTLTLPRGEGYVWAAGEAAAMKAVRQYLVGERGIDKRRIRASAYWKRGDAAVHETLDD; translated from the coding sequence GTGGCGCTGACACTGGCCTGCGCCATCGGCAACTGGACCCGGCAAGCGTCGGGCTCGAAATCAATGAATCCCAATATGACTGCAAACGCCCCTGAATCCGCACGCGACCTGACGGTCCAGCGCGTGCGTCATCCGCTCAAGATGCGCCTGCTGCAGGTGCTGCGCACCACGCAGGTTTCACCGCAACTGCTGCGCGTGACACTGGGCGGCGCCGACCTGGAGGACTTTGCCTCGGCGTCGTTCGACGACCATGTCAAGGTGTTTTTCCCGGTGAATGGCGCCGACAAGCCGGTGCTACCGCAGGTGACGCCTGACGGCATCGTCTTCCCGGAAGGCCAGCCGCGCCCGCCCGCGCGCGACTACACGCCGCGCCGCCATGACGCGGCAAAGCGCGAACTGGATATCGAATTCGTGCTGCACGGCGACGGTCCCGCGTCGACGTGGGCGGCCCAGGCGCGCGCCGGCCAGTACCTCGGCGTTGGCGGACCGCGCGGCTCCTTCGTCGTGCCGGCGGCGTTCGACTGGCACCTGCTGATCGGCGACGATACCGCACTGCCGGCAATCGGCCGAAGGCTTGAAGAACTCGGCCCGGATACCCGCGCCATCGTGGTGGTGGAAGTGGCTGATGCAGCCGCGCAGACCCCGCTGCCGACACAGGCGCCCCTCGACCTGCACTGGTTGCATCGCGGCGATGCGCCCGAAGGCAGCCAGCTGGAAGCAGCGCTGCGCACGCTCACGCTGCCGCGCGGCGAAGGCTATGTCTGGGCCGCCGGTGAAGCCGCGGCGATGAAGGCGGTGCGCCAGTACCTGGTCGGCGAGCGCGGCATCGACAAGCGCCGCATCCGCGCATCGGCGTACTGGAAGCGCGGCGATGCGGCGGTGCATGAGACGCTGGACGACTGA